AACCATCGTGTCCACGAAGTACAGCCCGAAGCCCGTGCCGCCGGACTCGGAGCCCTTCTCGCCACGCTCGAAGATGCGCCGGGCCTCACTGTCCGGAATCCCGGCCCCGTCATCCGCGATACAGACGGTCACGACACCCTCCTCGACCGTCGTCGTCACGTCGATAGTCACGTCCGCTCCGCCGTGTTCGACCGCGTTGAGAAAGAGGTTCCCGAACACGTCATCAAGCAGTTCGTCGGCGACGACAGTGACCGACTGTGGCTCGATGGTGACGGTACAGTCGTCGCTGACCGAGCGGGCGCGGTCCGCCGCCTCAGTGAGGACGGTCTGTAGCTCACGGTGCTCGTGGTCACGACTGCCCTCGTCAGTGACCGTCTCCAGTACCGACCGGACCTTCTCGGTGAGTTCGATGAGGTCGTCGCTCCACTGGACGACCGTCGAGGCGTACTCGCGCTCCTCACTGTCGAGCGTGTCCTCAAGGAGTTCCCCTCGCGCCCGGATGACGTTCATCCCGTTGAGGATGTCGTGTTGCAGGATGCTGTTGAAGAGGTCCATC
The Haloarcula sp. CBA1129 genome window above contains:
- a CDS encoding ATP-binding protein gives rise to the protein MAETVHLDVLLVEDNPGDARLVEHHLNSPAVAHFVDDVTISHVDSLAPVSDHSGAAYDVLLLDLGLPESTGLATLDRATEMVEAVPIIVLTGMQDQEMAIEAINRGAQDYLPKADLDGDRLVRALRYAVVRSRQQRAIQRQTDQMDLFNSILQHDILNGMNVIRARGELLEDTLDSEEREYASTVVQWSDDLIELTEKVRSVLETVTDEGSRDHEHRELQTVLTEAADRARSVSDDCTVTIEPQSVTVVADELLDDVFGNLFLNAVEHGGADVTIDVTTTVEEGVVTVCIADDGAGIPDSEARRIFERGEKGSESGGTGFGLYFVDTMVRSYGGDVWVEDSEFGGVAFYVELPHATL